One window of Burkholderia vietnamiensis LMG 10929 genomic DNA carries:
- a CDS encoding YhfC family intramembrane metalloprotease: MTVAPVTLAVLIAATLIIALLPFVLFRMLRKPLALDRRDTIVGVAVFTLFAMIVERAFHGLVLSRTPDGGWLTQPLAFVAYGALSSAVFEEVGRYVGMRFLSRRYGASAGDGRGIGYGLGHAGAEAWFVGVLVWGQWSYLAWLASRGQLETQLADLPGDTVVRLHVMLATLSAQSILLLLLERCAAFVVQLALSVLVWRGVRAGRAMVLPLAIVLHALALLYQVRALPAGWLEAVYFVLAAMLVAVLMKTCRPPRAAA, encoded by the coding sequence ATGACTGTCGCCCCCGTCACGCTGGCGGTGCTGATCGCCGCCACGCTGATCATCGCGCTGCTGCCGTTCGTGCTGTTTCGTATGCTGCGCAAGCCGCTTGCGCTCGACCGCCGCGACACGATCGTCGGCGTCGCCGTCTTCACGCTGTTCGCGATGATCGTCGAACGCGCCTTCCATGGCCTCGTGCTGAGCCGCACGCCCGACGGCGGCTGGCTCACGCAGCCGCTTGCGTTCGTCGCGTACGGTGCGCTCTCGAGCGCCGTGTTCGAGGAGGTCGGCCGCTACGTCGGGATGCGCTTCCTGAGCCGCCGCTATGGGGCGTCGGCCGGCGACGGACGCGGCATCGGCTACGGGCTCGGCCATGCCGGCGCCGAAGCGTGGTTCGTCGGCGTGCTCGTGTGGGGCCAGTGGTCGTATCTCGCGTGGCTGGCGAGCCGCGGACAGCTCGAAACGCAGCTCGCGGACCTGCCGGGCGATACCGTCGTGCGGCTGCATGTGATGCTCGCGACGCTGTCGGCCCAGTCGATCCTGCTGTTGCTGCTCGAGCGCTGCGCGGCGTTCGTCGTGCAGTTGGCGCTGTCGGTGCTGGTGTGGCGCGGCGTGCGCGCCGGCCGCGCGATGGTGCTGCCGCTCGCGATCGTGCTGCATGCGCTGGCGCTGCTGTACCAGGTGCGGGCGCTGCCGGCCGGCTGGCTCGAGGCCGTGTATTTCGTGCTGGCCGCGATGCTGGTCGCCGTGCTGATGAAAACGTGCCGGCCGCCGCGTGCGGCGGCCTGA
- a CDS encoding DUF3022 domain-containing protein, whose amino-acid sequence MDDYLIECQSAEFDALARVICELFPEQTRFTESSDERGRFLSVQWLAMRFGSTPKRMTLDIRIVPAALARYLALRPMQRARSHAVLHAYTEAMLGSLEERHAAGEAIERNAELELDEDFA is encoded by the coding sequence ATGGACGACTATCTGATCGAATGCCAGAGCGCCGAATTCGATGCGCTAGCGCGCGTGATCTGCGAGCTTTTTCCCGAGCAGACGCGCTTTACCGAAAGCAGCGACGAGCGCGGGCGCTTTTTGTCCGTGCAGTGGCTCGCGATGCGCTTCGGTTCGACGCCGAAACGCATGACGCTCGACATCCGCATCGTGCCGGCCGCGCTGGCGCGCTATCTGGCGCTCAGGCCGATGCAGCGCGCGCGCAGCCACGCGGTGCTGCATGCGTACACGGAAGCGATGCTCGGTTCGCTCGAGGAACGCCATGCGGCGGGCGAGGCGATCGAGCGCAATGCGGAACTCGAACTCGACGAGGACTTTGCGTGA
- a CDS encoding PGDYG domain-containing protein, translating into MLELKHIDLRTDPQARRVVKDETVTVAFAQADGELMSLEGPNRYVAGDALVTGSTGDRWVVSRERFDVKYLPADPALAHGAPGAYRNRPAVVLARRMDEPFTIARSENGDTLRGTAGDWVMQYAPGDYGVVQAQRFAQVYRDA; encoded by the coding sequence ATGCTCGAACTCAAGCACATCGATCTGCGTACCGACCCGCAGGCCCGTCGCGTCGTCAAGGACGAAACCGTCACGGTCGCATTCGCGCAGGCCGACGGCGAACTGATGAGCCTCGAAGGTCCGAACCGCTATGTCGCGGGCGACGCGCTGGTCACCGGCTCGACCGGCGACCGCTGGGTCGTGTCGCGCGAACGCTTCGACGTGAAGTATCTGCCCGCCGATCCGGCGCTCGCGCACGGCGCGCCCGGTGCATACCGCAACCGCCCGGCCGTCGTGCTGGCCCGCCGCATGGACGAGCCGTTCACGATCGCGCGCTCCGAAAACGGCGACACGCTGCGCGGCACCGCCGGCGACTGGGTCATGCAATACGCGCCCGGCGACTACGGCGTCGTGCAGGCACAGCGCTTCGCCCAGGTCTACCGCGACGCGTAA
- a CDS encoding Spy/CpxP family protein refolding chaperone → MKKISLTLAMLAAAAGAFAQSQPQPASMPAASAPSAEQRAARHEARVEQRIKYLHDQLKITSAQEPQWKTFADTMRENGDTMGRLYRERMESRDVSAVDDMKQYAALAQANADGAKKLADAFAPLYESFPADQKALADTTFRSWLHHGGAHRGKGKAAPREGKAAAAPAASAPAQP, encoded by the coding sequence ATGAAGAAAATCTCGCTCACCCTTGCGATGCTCGCCGCGGCCGCCGGCGCCTTCGCGCAAAGCCAGCCGCAACCGGCCTCGATGCCCGCCGCGTCGGCGCCCAGCGCCGAACAGCGCGCCGCGCGCCACGAAGCGCGCGTCGAGCAACGCATCAAGTACCTGCACGACCAGCTGAAGATCACCTCGGCGCAGGAGCCGCAATGGAAAACCTTCGCCGACACGATGCGCGAGAACGGCGACACGATGGGTCGCCTGTATCGCGAACGGATGGAAAGCCGCGACGTATCGGCGGTCGACGACATGAAGCAGTACGCGGCGCTCGCGCAAGCGAACGCGGACGGCGCGAAAAAGCTCGCCGACGCCTTCGCGCCGCTCTACGAGTCGTTCCCGGCCGACCAGAAGGCGCTGGCCGACACCACGTTCCGCAGTTGGCTGCATCACGGCGGCGCGCATCGCGGCAAGGGCAAGGCCGCGCCCCGGGAAGGCAAGGCAGCCGCCGCGCCGGCCGCCAGCGCGCCCGCGCAGCCTTGA
- a CDS encoding Lrp/AsnC family transcriptional regulator, which translates to MRPPRLDQLDDLDRQLVALLQADARASVADLARQLDVARTTVVARIARLERTNVIAGYSVRLGQDVLDASIYAYVGIILTPKFGKDVLRKLDRMPEVQLLCAVSGEYDYVAWLRADSPERLNDLLDQIGSLEGVERTTTSIILSRKIDRGTIGG; encoded by the coding sequence ATGCGTCCACCTCGCCTCGACCAACTCGACGATCTCGACCGGCAACTCGTCGCGCTGCTGCAAGCCGATGCGCGCGCGAGCGTCGCCGATCTCGCGCGACAGCTCGACGTCGCCCGCACGACCGTCGTCGCGCGCATCGCGCGGCTCGAGCGCACCAACGTGATCGCCGGTTACAGCGTGCGGCTCGGGCAGGACGTGCTGGACGCGAGCATCTACGCGTACGTCGGCATCATCCTCACGCCGAAGTTCGGCAAGGACGTGCTGCGCAAGCTGGACCGGATGCCCGAAGTGCAACTGCTGTGCGCGGTGAGCGGCGAATACGACTATGTCGCGTGGCTGCGCGCCGATTCGCCGGAGCGGCTCAACGACCTGCTTGACCAGATCGGCTCGCTCGAAGGTGTCGAGCGCACGACGACGTCGATCATTCTGTCGCGCAAGATCGATCGCGGCACCATCGGTGGATGA
- a CDS encoding saccharopine dehydrogenase family protein: MKIAIVGAGLIGHTIAHMLRETGDYEVVAFDRDADALAKLSREGIATQRVDSADANAIREAVKGFDALVNALPYYLAVNVAAAAKAAGVHYFDLTEDVRATHAIRELADGSDHAFMPQCGLAPGFIGIAAHELVNGFSEVRDVKMRVGALPEYPTNALKYNLTWSVDGLINEYCQPCEAIRDGRKQWVQPLEGLEHFSLDGTEYEAFNTSGGLGTLCETLSGKVESLDYKSVRYPGHRALVQFLLEDLRLSSDRDTLKAIMRRAVPSTKQDVVLVFVTVTGVKDGQLVQDVFTRKIFAKDVCGMHMSAIQITTAGAMCAVLDLFREKKLPQSGFIPQEKVSLKAFLANRFGKLYEGGTMERVHALA; the protein is encoded by the coding sequence ATGAAAATCGCCATTGTCGGCGCAGGTCTGATCGGTCACACCATTGCTCACATGCTGCGTGAAACGGGCGACTACGAGGTCGTGGCATTCGACCGCGACGCCGATGCGCTTGCCAAGCTCTCACGTGAAGGCATCGCGACGCAGCGGGTCGATTCGGCCGACGCCAATGCGATTCGCGAAGCCGTGAAGGGCTTCGATGCGCTCGTCAATGCGCTGCCGTACTACCTCGCGGTGAACGTCGCCGCGGCAGCGAAGGCGGCCGGCGTGCACTATTTCGACCTGACCGAGGACGTGCGCGCAACCCACGCGATCCGCGAACTCGCCGACGGCTCCGACCACGCGTTCATGCCGCAATGCGGGCTGGCGCCGGGCTTCATCGGCATCGCCGCACACGAGCTCGTGAACGGTTTCAGCGAAGTGCGCGACGTGAAGATGCGCGTCGGCGCGCTGCCCGAGTATCCGACGAACGCGCTGAAGTACAACCTGACCTGGAGCGTCGACGGGCTGATCAACGAATACTGCCAGCCGTGCGAAGCGATCCGCGACGGCCGCAAGCAGTGGGTGCAGCCGCTCGAAGGCCTCGAGCACTTCTCGCTCGACGGCACCGAATACGAGGCGTTCAACACGTCGGGCGGCCTCGGCACGCTGTGCGAAACGCTGTCGGGCAAGGTCGAGTCGCTGGATTACAAGTCCGTCCGCTATCCGGGCCACCGTGCGCTGGTGCAGTTCCTGCTCGAGGACCTGCGCCTGTCGAGCGACCGCGACACGCTGAAGGCGATCATGCGCCGCGCGGTGCCGTCGACGAAGCAGGACGTCGTGCTCGTGTTCGTCACGGTGACGGGCGTGAAGGACGGCCAGCTCGTGCAGGACGTATTCACGCGCAAGATTTTCGCGAAGGACGTATGCGGGATGCACATGAGCGCGATCCAGATCACGACGGCTGGCGCGATGTGCGCGGTGCTGGATCTGTTCCGCGAAAAGAAGCTGCCGCAGAGCGGTTTCATCCCGCAGGAGAAGGTCTCGCTGAAGGCGTTCCTCGCGAACCGCTTCGGCAAGCTGTACGAAGGCGGAACGATGGAGCGCGTGCACGCACTGGCGTGA
- a CDS encoding AAA family ATPase, translating to MTHLVFFCGHAGTGKTTLAKRLIGPLMRATGEAFCLLDKDTLYGRYSSAAMGALTADPNDRDSPLYLKHLRDPEYQGLLDTARENLALGIGVLVVAPLSREVRDGRILDRDWLGIGPDISLTVVWVHTAEDVAHQRIVARGNPNDAYKLAHWDEYRQRRFVPTGDECDGIVMFDNTAPSDADIDALLHRLAQPHEQPAAGASRSA from the coding sequence GTGACGCATCTGGTGTTCTTCTGCGGTCATGCCGGCACCGGCAAGACCACGCTCGCAAAGCGGCTGATCGGGCCGCTGATGCGAGCCACCGGCGAAGCCTTCTGCCTGCTCGACAAGGACACGCTGTACGGCCGCTACAGCTCGGCCGCGATGGGCGCCCTCACCGCCGACCCGAACGATCGCGACAGCCCGCTCTACCTGAAACATCTGCGTGACCCCGAATACCAGGGCCTGCTCGACACGGCCCGCGAGAATCTCGCGCTCGGCATCGGCGTGCTGGTGGTCGCCCCGCTGTCGCGCGAAGTGCGTGACGGGCGCATTCTCGACCGCGACTGGCTCGGCATCGGGCCTGACATCTCGCTGACGGTCGTCTGGGTCCACACCGCCGAAGACGTCGCGCACCAGCGGATCGTCGCGCGCGGCAATCCGAACGATGCGTACAAGCTCGCCCACTGGGACGAATACCGGCAGCGCCGCTTCGTGCCGACCGGTGACGAATGCGACGGCATCGTGATGTTCGACAACACCGCACCGTCCGACGCGGACATCGACGCGCTGCTGCACCGCCTCGCGCAGCCGCACGAGCAACCGGCCGCCGGCGCGTCGCGGTCGGCCTGA
- the cydX gene encoding cytochrome bd-I oxidase subunit CydX, whose product MWYFSWILGIGVALGFGVINAMWLEAEVFSRGNKGSDASPADSGSRYS is encoded by the coding sequence ATGTGGTATTTCTCGTGGATACTCGGCATCGGCGTGGCGCTCGGTTTCGGCGTCATCAACGCGATGTGGCTCGAGGCCGAAGTGTTTTCGCGCGGCAACAAGGGCTCCGACGCGTCGCCTGCCGATTCGGGGAGCCGGTATTCGTGA
- the corA gene encoding magnesium/cobalt transporter CorA translates to MLINCAAYQDGRKLADIDIDAISDYVSKPECFVWVALKEPTPDEIDLMGEEFGLHELALEDARKGHQRPKIEEYGDSLFAVLHTVELDDDGEFKVGELNVFVGPNYVLSIRNHTEQDFRDVRKRCEREPHLLREGSAFVFYALMDQVVDRYFPILETLGAELEELEDRIFAKATPAASRAIIEDLYSLKRRLVTLYQHTAPLMEPLAKLTGGRIPQVCSGMQHYFRDVYDHLQRIVKTIEGRREMVVTAIQVNLGMISLAENEVTKRLGSFAALFAIPTMIAGIYGMNFANMPELHLKYGFYGCIAAMAVADLALWWRFKRAGWL, encoded by the coding sequence ATGCTGATCAACTGTGCTGCATACCAGGACGGCCGCAAGCTGGCCGACATCGATATCGACGCCATCAGCGACTACGTATCGAAGCCCGAATGTTTCGTCTGGGTCGCGCTGAAGGAGCCGACGCCCGACGAAATCGACCTGATGGGCGAGGAATTCGGGCTGCACGAGCTTGCGCTCGAGGATGCCCGCAAGGGGCACCAGCGGCCGAAGATCGAGGAGTACGGCGACTCGCTGTTCGCCGTGCTGCATACCGTCGAACTGGACGACGACGGCGAATTCAAGGTCGGCGAACTGAATGTGTTCGTTGGCCCGAACTACGTGCTGTCGATCCGCAACCATACCGAACAGGACTTTCGCGACGTGCGCAAGCGCTGCGAGCGCGAGCCGCATCTGCTGCGCGAAGGTTCGGCGTTCGTGTTCTATGCGCTGATGGATCAGGTCGTCGACCGCTATTTTCCGATTCTGGAAACGCTCGGCGCCGAGCTCGAGGAGCTCGAGGACCGGATCTTCGCGAAGGCGACGCCTGCTGCGTCGCGCGCGATCATCGAGGATCTCTATTCGCTCAAGCGCCGGCTCGTGACCTTGTATCAGCACACGGCGCCGCTGATGGAGCCGCTCGCGAAGCTCACGGGCGGGCGTATCCCGCAGGTCTGCAGCGGGATGCAACATTACTTTCGCGACGTGTACGACCACCTGCAACGCATCGTGAAGACGATCGAAGGGCGGCGCGAAATGGTCGTGACCGCGATCCAGGTGAACCTCGGGATGATCTCGCTGGCCGAAAACGAGGTGACCAAGCGGCTCGGGTCGTTCGCCGCGCTGTTCGCGATCCCGACGATGATCGCGGGCATCTACGGGATGAACTTCGCCAACATGCCCGAACTGCACCTGAAATATGGCTTCTACGGCTGTATCGCCGCGATGGCCGTGGCCGACCTCGCGCTGTGGTGGCGCTTCAAGCGGGCGGGGTGGTTGTAG
- a CDS encoding YciI-like protein: MHYQLIYELVDDYLSRREQYRAEHLALARAATERGELVLAGALQDPADQAVLVFESDSPAVAESFARADPYVQNGLVKSWRVRPWRVVVGRHAPG, from the coding sequence ATGCACTACCAGCTGATCTACGAACTCGTCGACGATTACCTGTCCCGGCGCGAGCAATACCGTGCCGAGCATCTCGCGCTGGCGCGCGCGGCCACGGAACGCGGCGAACTCGTGCTCGCCGGCGCATTGCAGGATCCGGCCGATCAGGCCGTGCTCGTGTTCGAAAGCGATTCGCCGGCCGTCGCTGAATCGTTCGCGCGCGCCGATCCGTACGTGCAGAACGGGCTCGTCAAGTCGTGGCGCGTGCGGCCGTGGCGGGTCGTCGTCGGCCGGCACGCACCGGGCTAG
- a CDS encoding aminoacyl-tRNA deacylase: MPVSATLQDCLREKSSRYEVVYHPYSHTSMETAAAAHIPGERLAKTVLLEDDQGYVAVVLPTSHAIRFSDLWIKTGRHLVLAKEIELRQLFKDCEMGALPPICMAYGMKTFLEEQLAQQPEVYFEAGDHEALIHMTQDEFLALMETAERAHFSHKMLGMWVS; encoded by the coding sequence ATGCCTGTTTCCGCGACGCTGCAGGACTGCCTGCGCGAGAAGTCATCCCGGTACGAAGTCGTGTACCACCCGTATAGCCATACCAGCATGGAGACGGCCGCAGCCGCGCATATCCCCGGCGAACGGCTCGCCAAGACAGTTCTGCTCGAGGACGATCAGGGCTACGTCGCCGTGGTGCTGCCGACGTCGCACGCGATCCGGTTTTCCGACCTGTGGATCAAGACCGGACGCCATCTCGTTCTTGCCAAGGAAATCGAACTGCGCCAACTGTTCAAGGATTGCGAGATGGGCGCGTTGCCGCCGATATGCATGGCGTACGGGATGAAGACGTTCCTCGAGGAGCAACTCGCGCAGCAGCCGGAAGTTTATTTCGAGGCCGGCGATCACGAGGCGCTGATCCATATGACGCAAGACGAATTTCTCGCGCTGATGGAAACCGCCGAACGCGCGCATTTTTCGCACAAGATGCTCGGGATGTGGGTGTCCTGA
- a CDS encoding NAD-dependent epimerase/dehydratase family protein — protein sequence MRVLVTGAGGFVGRALVERLLHDGITQSGDVSELVLIDRRVERAPGDTRVTAVAGDFGRPEILEPLLARPVDVVFHLASMPGAQAEAEPAAGDSVNLWGMLTLFELLAKQAVLHDGYAARVVYASSVAVLGEPLPNFVDEHTAPHPATSYGTHKLVGELILANWTRRGELDGRALRLPGIVARPELSSGHGSAFMSQIFRMAQRGEAYTCPVSRDATAWWMSRRCCVDNLLHAARMPAASLHAGRVWTPPVLHLSVGEIVDALRRRFGAFTIDYAPVDQIEQRFGRQPPLVDRRALEAGFRHDDTIERLVEAALEGGTDA from the coding sequence ATGAGAGTGCTCGTCACAGGAGCGGGAGGATTCGTTGGGAGGGCGCTTGTCGAGCGCTTGCTGCACGATGGCATCACGCAGTCCGGCGATGTGTCGGAACTCGTGCTGATCGATCGACGAGTGGAGCGCGCGCCAGGTGACACGCGCGTCACGGCGGTGGCCGGCGATTTCGGCCGCCCCGAGATTCTCGAGCCGCTACTCGCGAGACCAGTGGACGTCGTCTTTCATCTGGCAAGCATGCCCGGCGCGCAAGCGGAAGCCGAGCCGGCTGCCGGCGACAGCGTCAATCTGTGGGGCATGCTCACGCTGTTCGAACTTCTCGCGAAGCAGGCCGTGCTGCACGACGGGTACGCGGCACGCGTGGTCTACGCGAGCAGCGTTGCGGTGTTGGGCGAACCGTTGCCGAACTTTGTCGATGAGCACACGGCGCCGCACCCGGCCACGAGCTACGGTACGCACAAGCTGGTCGGCGAACTGATCCTTGCGAACTGGACGCGTCGCGGCGAGCTGGACGGCCGCGCGCTGCGGCTGCCCGGCATCGTGGCGCGGCCGGAGTTGTCGTCGGGACATGGGTCGGCGTTCATGAGCCAGATCTTTCGCATGGCACAGCGCGGCGAGGCTTATACGTGCCCCGTGTCGCGCGACGCTACCGCATGGTGGATGTCGCGAAGATGCTGCGTGGACAACCTGCTGCACGCCGCGCGCATGCCGGCGGCGTCGTTGCACGCGGGCCGCGTGTGGACGCCGCCCGTCTTGCATCTTTCCGTGGGAGAGATCGTCGATGCGTTGCGCCGGCGCTTCGGCGCGTTCACGATCGACTACGCGCCCGTGGATCAGATCGAGCAACGTTTTGGACGGCAACCGCCGCTCGTGGATAGGCGAGCGCTCGAGGCCGGGTTTCGGCACGATGACACTATTGAAAGGCTGGTGGAGGCGGCGCTCGAGGGCGGCACGGACGCGTGA
- a CDS encoding fumarylacetoacetate hydrolase family protein: MKFSSLPDGADGRLLLVSRDLRYAVDAAPIAPTLLDALQRWDAVAPLLAARYDALNAGALPDARPFDPQACAAPLPRSPQWCDGSAFLNHGRLMEQAFNTPPISEFDTVPVMYQGASDDFLGPHHDVPLPDEHDGIDFEGEFGVVVANVPMGVSPDDAVRRVRLIVQLNDWSLRAFGPREMKTGFGFLQAKPSTSFAPVAVTPDELGEHWRDGRVHLRLHVDWNERWFGHPHGGEMSFGFGELIAHAARTRRLSAGTIVGSGTVSNVDRGAGSACIAERRVIEMIDEGKAHTPFMQFGDRVRMTARDDAGGTPFGSIDQQVVRASRDAEQVRDEVISEVTSEALRS; this comes from the coding sequence ATGAAATTCAGTTCGTTGCCGGACGGCGCCGATGGCCGCCTGCTGCTCGTGTCGCGCGACCTTCGTTATGCCGTGGACGCCGCACCGATCGCGCCGACGTTGCTCGATGCGCTGCAACGTTGGGACGCGGTCGCGCCGCTACTCGCGGCACGTTACGACGCGCTGAATGCGGGCGCGTTGCCCGACGCACGCCCGTTCGATCCGCAGGCTTGCGCTGCGCCGTTGCCACGCAGTCCGCAGTGGTGCGACGGCTCGGCGTTCCTGAATCACGGTCGCCTCATGGAACAGGCGTTCAATACGCCGCCCATCTCCGAGTTCGACACGGTGCCTGTGATGTACCAGGGCGCAAGCGATGATTTTCTCGGGCCGCACCACGACGTGCCCTTGCCGGACGAACACGACGGCATCGACTTCGAAGGCGAGTTCGGCGTGGTGGTGGCAAACGTGCCGATGGGCGTGTCGCCCGACGATGCGGTTCGGCGCGTGCGCCTCATCGTGCAGCTCAACGACTGGAGCCTGCGCGCGTTCGGGCCGCGCGAGATGAAGACCGGCTTCGGGTTTCTGCAGGCCAAGCCCTCCACGAGCTTTGCGCCCGTCGCGGTCACGCCGGACGAACTGGGCGAGCATTGGCGCGACGGTCGCGTGCATCTGCGTTTGCACGTGGACTGGAATGAGCGCTGGTTCGGGCATCCGCACGGCGGGGAAATGAGCTTCGGGTTCGGCGAGCTCATCGCACATGCGGCGCGTACGCGCAGGCTGTCGGCGGGGACGATCGTCGGTTCCGGCACGGTGTCGAACGTGGACCGCGGCGCCGGGTCCGCGTGCATTGCCGAGCGGCGCGTGATCGAGATGATCGATGAAGGAAAGGCACACACACCGTTCATGCAGTTTGGCGACCGCGTTCGCATGACGGCTCGCGACGACGCGGGCGGCACGCCGTTCGGGTCGATCGACCAGCAGGTCGTGCGCGCGTCTCGCGACGCAGAGCAGGTCAGGGATGAGGTCATAAGCGAGGTCACAAGCGAGGCGCTGCGATCATGA
- a CDS encoding cupin domain-containing protein, with translation MSFSTIRRVVTGHDANGRAIVMSDGPLSTVAEIAAIPGTVFHEVWSTSESPAVVNNGSDPTIGELMLPPPRYGTRVRFVDIPPDTPEFLAHGAAAMHAAFSQIGDADASTVQADSPHPLMHRTESIDYGVVIEGEMTLILDGAEVVLKQGNVVIQRGTNHAWANRSGRMCRMLFALIDGVYDPAIAAALASRTEREAR, from the coding sequence ATGAGCTTTTCCACCATTCGTCGCGTCGTGACCGGCCATGACGCCAACGGCCGGGCGATCGTCATGTCCGATGGTCCGTTGTCCACCGTCGCGGAAATTGCCGCGATTCCCGGCACGGTATTCCACGAAGTCTGGAGCACGTCGGAAAGCCCCGCGGTGGTGAACAACGGCTCCGATCCCACCATCGGCGAGCTCATGTTGCCGCCGCCGAGATACGGCACGCGCGTGCGCTTCGTCGACATTCCGCCCGACACGCCGGAGTTTCTCGCGCACGGCGCCGCGGCCATGCATGCGGCGTTCAGCCAGATCGGCGACGCCGATGCATCGACCGTCCAGGCCGACTCGCCGCATCCGCTCATGCATCGCACGGAGTCGATCGACTATGGCGTCGTGATCGAAGGCGAGATGACGTTGATACTCGACGGCGCCGAGGTCGTGCTGAAGCAGGGCAACGTGGTGATTCAACGGGGGACCAACCATGCGTGGGCGAATCGCTCGGGACGCATGTGCCGGATGCTGTTCGCGTTGATCGACGGCGTCTACGACCCGGCGATTGCCGCCGCGCTCGCGAGCCGGACGGAGAGGGAGGCACGATGA
- a CDS encoding cyclase family protein has translation MKPVRRFVDLSIYLENDVLSDPPPLAPKITYQKHADTLPEFMAMLPGTKADDYPDGEAAAAEWVTLTTHSGTHLDAPWHFHSTMDARLGEARPSITIDEVPLEWCFQPGVKLDFRHFPDGYVASAADVEAELARIGHALQPLDIVVVNTRAGSRYGHGDYVNAGCGMGYEATMYLLERGVRLTGTDAWSWDAPFSYTATKIAQTGDTSLIWEGHKAGRDIGYCHLEKLHNLEALPPAGFTISCFPHKIRGASAGWTRAVAILDQPDAERAA, from the coding sequence ATGAAGCCCGTTCGCCGGTTTGTCGATCTCTCCATTTATCTGGAGAACGACGTGCTGTCCGATCCGCCGCCGCTCGCGCCGAAGATCACCTACCAGAAGCACGCAGACACGTTGCCCGAATTCATGGCCATGCTGCCGGGCACGAAAGCCGACGATTATCCCGACGGCGAGGCTGCCGCCGCGGAATGGGTCACGCTCACGACGCACAGCGGCACGCATCTGGACGCGCCCTGGCATTTCCATTCGACCATGGACGCACGGCTCGGCGAGGCGCGGCCGTCCATCACGATCGACGAGGTGCCGCTGGAGTGGTGTTTCCAGCCCGGCGTGAAGCTCGATTTCCGCCATTTCCCCGATGGCTACGTCGCGAGCGCCGCCGATGTCGAGGCCGAACTGGCGCGTATCGGCCACGCGTTGCAGCCGCTCGACATCGTCGTCGTGAACACGCGGGCCGGCTCGCGCTATGGGCACGGCGATTACGTGAACGCGGGCTGCGGGATGGGCTACGAGGCCACCATGTATCTGCTGGAGCGCGGCGTGCGCCTGACGGGCACCGACGCCTGGAGTTGGGACGCGCCGTTCTCCTACACCGCGACGAAGATTGCGCAGACGGGCGATACGTCGCTGATCTGGGAAGGGCACAAGGCCGGCCGCGACATCGGCTACTGCCATCTGGAGAAACTGCACAACCTCGAAGCGTTGCCGCCCGCCGGCTTCACGATCAGTTGCTTCCCGCACAAGATCCGCGGCGCTTCCGCCGGCTGGACGCGCGCCGTCGCGATTCTCGACCAACCCGATGCGGAGCGCGCAGCATGA